From Larus michahellis chromosome 8, bLarMic1.1, whole genome shotgun sequence, one genomic window encodes:
- the LOC141747608 gene encoding hexosaminidase D-like isoform X1 translates to MAFQRSHRLNLLRLVVLLLVALAGIKFLFRDSFTLELHKHVSKDSGFWGDTGDTILDTGPQSQVVKIPVAKITAPRQEPGQQVPRDASATEMRLVHLDLKGAAPRVSYLEQVFPLLSQLGANGILIEYEDMFPFKGELEILKSPYAYSEEDIERIQQLAELHKLEVVPLVQTFGHVEFILKHEKYQHLREVERFPNSFNPHIPDTLALLKSILSQVIEKHRRSTWIHIGADEVFHLGEGMDSKNWMSHNRGDTGTMYLKHIKEVLSFIATQYRGLRALMWDDMLRKISVGALRESGIAKHVLPVVWFYAPDFEAEQIGPFLTKYAESGFEAVWFASAFKGTTGPAQAWPPLSYHLKNHLSWLKVMQALPRLAPLHFQGIVLTGWQRYDHYSVLCELLPVGIPSLAICLQTLVNGGFTEETKRKVLDALGFQSMQLEQSTCEGRGAFPGAEIYHMVEQVNGHLKESILKALEEESAIKGWFSLYHRKHQFGNPRNMESFGSKVLKLHEDWESFVRDLRTHLERVYFPDTVEEWMEENINPYLDQLRDLVRDYRAIIRLNARPKVT, encoded by the exons ATGGCCTTCCAGCGGAGCCACAGGCTGAACCTGCTGCGCCTCGTCGTGCTGCTCCTCGTGGCCTTGGCCGGCATCAAGTTCCTCTTCCGCGACAG CTTTACCCTGGAGCTGCACAAGCACGTCAGCAAGGACAGTGGGTTctggggggacacgggtgacACCATCCTGGACACCGGCCCCCAGAGCCAGGTTGTGAAGATCCCCGTGGCAAAGATAACAGCCCCAAGGCAAGAGCCTGGGCAGCAGGTCCCCAGGGATGCCAGCGCCACCGAGATGAGGCTGGTCCACCTGGACCTCAAGGGAGCTGCGCCCAGGGTCTCCTACCTGGAGCAG GTGTTCCCCCTCCTGTCCCAGCTGGGAGCCAACGGCATCCTCATCGAGTACGAGGACATGTTCCCCTTCAAGGGGGAGCTGGAAATCCTCAAGTCCCCGTATGCTTACAG cgAGGAGGACATCGAGCGGATCCAGCAGCTGGCCGAGCTCCACAAGCTGGAGGTGGTTCCCCTGGTGCAGACCTTTGGGCATGTGGAG TTCATCCTCAAGCACGAGAAGTACCAGCACCTGCGGGAGGTCGAGCGCTTCCCCAACAGCTTCAACCCCCACATCCCCGACACCCTGGCCCTGCTCAAGAGCATCTTGTCACAGGTGATCGAGAAGCACAGGCGCTCCACCTGGATCCACATCGGCGCGGATGAG GTCTTCCATCTTGGAGAGGGGATGGACTCCAAGAACTGGATGAGCCACAAcaggggtgacacggggaccATGTACCTGAAGCACATCAAGGAGGTGCTGAGCTTCATCGCCACGCAGTacagggggctgcgggcgctCATGTGGGACGACATGCTGAGGAAGATCAGCGTGGGAGCCCTGCGGG AGTCCGGGATAGCAAAGCATGTCTTGCCCGTGGTGTGGTTCTACGCACCCGACTTCGAGGCTGAGCAGATCG GGCCATTCCTCACCAAGTACGCGGAGAGCGGCTTCGAAGCGGTGTGGTTCGCCAGCGCCTTCAAGGGCACCACAGGACCGGCACAGGCCTGGCCCCCCCTCAGCTACCACTTGAAAAACCACCTGAGCTGGCTGAAGGTGATGCAGGCCCTGCCACGGCTGGCCCCGCTGCACTTCCAGGGCATCGTCCTCACCGGCTGGCAGAG GTACGACCACTACTCGGTGCTCTGCGAGCTGCTGCCCGTCGGCATCCCCTCCCTGGCCATCTGCCTGCAGACCCTGGTGAACG GGGGCTTCACAGAAGAGACAAAGAGGAAGGTCCTGGACGCGCTGGGCTTCCAGAGcatgcagctggagcagagcactTG TGAGGGCAGGGGAGCATTCCCTGGCGCGGAGATCTACCACATGGTTGAGCAGGTTAATGGCCACCTGAAGGAGAGCATCCTTAAAGCCCTGGAGGAGGAAAG CGCCATTAAAGGCTGGTTCAGCCTCTATCACCGGAAGCACCAGTTCGGCAACCCCCGCAACATGGAGAGCTTCGGCAGCAAGGTGCTGAA gctccaCGAGGACTGGGAGAGCTTCGTCCGTGACCTGCGCACCCACCTGGAGAGGGTCTACTTCCCTGACACGGTGGAGGAGTGGATGGAGGAGAACATCAACCCCTACCTGGACCAGCTGCGGGACCTGGTGCGGGACTACCGGGCCATCATCCGCCTCAACGCCAGGCCCAAGGTGACATAG
- the LOC141747608 gene encoding hexosaminidase D-like isoform X2 — protein MAFQRSHRLNLLRLVVLLLVALAGIKFLFRDSFTLELHKHVSKDSGFWGDTGDTILDTGPQSQVVKIPVAKITAPRQEPGQQVPRDASATEMRLVHLDLKGAAPRVSYLEQVFPLLSQLGANGILIEYEDMFPFKGELEILKSPYAYSEEDIERIQQLAELHKLEVVPLVQTFGHVEFILKHEKYQHLREVERFPNSFNPHIPDTLALLKSILSQVIEKHRRSTWIHIGADEVFHLGEGMDSKNWMSHNRGDTGTMYLKHIKEVLSFIATQYRGLRALMWDDMLRKISVGALRESGIAKHVLPVVWFYAPDFEAEQIGPFLTKYAESGFEAVWFASAFKGTTGPAQAWPPLSYHLKNHLSWLKVMQALPRLAPLHFQGIVLTGWQRYDHYSVLCELLPVGIPSLAICLQTLVNGGFTEETKRKVLDALGFQSMQLEQSTCEGRGAFPGAEIYHMVEQVNGHLKESILKALEEERRPLCPHSPHASPAPLKAGSASITGSTSSATPATWRASAARC, from the exons ATGGCCTTCCAGCGGAGCCACAGGCTGAACCTGCTGCGCCTCGTCGTGCTGCTCCTCGTGGCCTTGGCCGGCATCAAGTTCCTCTTCCGCGACAG CTTTACCCTGGAGCTGCACAAGCACGTCAGCAAGGACAGTGGGTTctggggggacacgggtgacACCATCCTGGACACCGGCCCCCAGAGCCAGGTTGTGAAGATCCCCGTGGCAAAGATAACAGCCCCAAGGCAAGAGCCTGGGCAGCAGGTCCCCAGGGATGCCAGCGCCACCGAGATGAGGCTGGTCCACCTGGACCTCAAGGGAGCTGCGCCCAGGGTCTCCTACCTGGAGCAG GTGTTCCCCCTCCTGTCCCAGCTGGGAGCCAACGGCATCCTCATCGAGTACGAGGACATGTTCCCCTTCAAGGGGGAGCTGGAAATCCTCAAGTCCCCGTATGCTTACAG cgAGGAGGACATCGAGCGGATCCAGCAGCTGGCCGAGCTCCACAAGCTGGAGGTGGTTCCCCTGGTGCAGACCTTTGGGCATGTGGAG TTCATCCTCAAGCACGAGAAGTACCAGCACCTGCGGGAGGTCGAGCGCTTCCCCAACAGCTTCAACCCCCACATCCCCGACACCCTGGCCCTGCTCAAGAGCATCTTGTCACAGGTGATCGAGAAGCACAGGCGCTCCACCTGGATCCACATCGGCGCGGATGAG GTCTTCCATCTTGGAGAGGGGATGGACTCCAAGAACTGGATGAGCCACAAcaggggtgacacggggaccATGTACCTGAAGCACATCAAGGAGGTGCTGAGCTTCATCGCCACGCAGTacagggggctgcgggcgctCATGTGGGACGACATGCTGAGGAAGATCAGCGTGGGAGCCCTGCGGG AGTCCGGGATAGCAAAGCATGTCTTGCCCGTGGTGTGGTTCTACGCACCCGACTTCGAGGCTGAGCAGATCG GGCCATTCCTCACCAAGTACGCGGAGAGCGGCTTCGAAGCGGTGTGGTTCGCCAGCGCCTTCAAGGGCACCACAGGACCGGCACAGGCCTGGCCCCCCCTCAGCTACCACTTGAAAAACCACCTGAGCTGGCTGAAGGTGATGCAGGCCCTGCCACGGCTGGCCCCGCTGCACTTCCAGGGCATCGTCCTCACCGGCTGGCAGAG GTACGACCACTACTCGGTGCTCTGCGAGCTGCTGCCCGTCGGCATCCCCTCCCTGGCCATCTGCCTGCAGACCCTGGTGAACG GGGGCTTCACAGAAGAGACAAAGAGGAAGGTCCTGGACGCGCTGGGCTTCCAGAGcatgcagctggagcagagcactTG TGAGGGCAGGGGAGCATTCCCTGGCGCGGAGATCTACCACATGGTTGAGCAGGTTAATGGCCACCTGAAGGAGAGCATCCTTAAAGCCCTGGAGGAGGAAAG GCGGCCTCTGTGCCCCCACTCCCCTCATGCCTCCCCAGCGCCATTAAAGGCTGGTTCAGCCTCTATCACCGGAAGCACCAGTTCGGCAACCCCCGCAACATGGAGAGCTTCGGCAGCAAGGTGCTGA
- the LOC141747608 gene encoding hexosaminidase D-like isoform X3, with protein sequence MAFQRSHRLNLLRLVVLLLVALAGIKFLFRDSFTLELHKHVSKDSGFWGDTGDTILDTGPQSQVVKIPVAKITAPRQEPGQQVPRDASATEMRLVHLDLKGAAPRVSYLEQVFPLLSQLGANGILIEYEDMFPFKGELEILKSPYAYSEEDIERIQQLAELHKLEVVPLVQTFGHVEFILKHEKYQHLREVERFPNSFNPHIPDTLALLKSILSQVIEKHRRSTWIHIGADEVFHLGEGMDSKNWMSHNRGDTGTMYLKHIKEVLSFIATQYRGLRALMWDDMLRKISVGALRESGIAKHVLPVVWFYAPDFEAEQIGPFLTKYAESGFEAVWFASAFKGTTGPAQAWPPLSYHLKNHLSWLKVMQALPRLAPLHFQGIVLTGWQRYDHYSVLCELLPVGIPSLAICLQTLVNGGFTEETKRKVLDALGFQSMQLEQSTWCVALLPPVASEGMRWSGAAVRAGEHSLARRSTTWLSRLMAT encoded by the exons ATGGCCTTCCAGCGGAGCCACAGGCTGAACCTGCTGCGCCTCGTCGTGCTGCTCCTCGTGGCCTTGGCCGGCATCAAGTTCCTCTTCCGCGACAG CTTTACCCTGGAGCTGCACAAGCACGTCAGCAAGGACAGTGGGTTctggggggacacgggtgacACCATCCTGGACACCGGCCCCCAGAGCCAGGTTGTGAAGATCCCCGTGGCAAAGATAACAGCCCCAAGGCAAGAGCCTGGGCAGCAGGTCCCCAGGGATGCCAGCGCCACCGAGATGAGGCTGGTCCACCTGGACCTCAAGGGAGCTGCGCCCAGGGTCTCCTACCTGGAGCAG GTGTTCCCCCTCCTGTCCCAGCTGGGAGCCAACGGCATCCTCATCGAGTACGAGGACATGTTCCCCTTCAAGGGGGAGCTGGAAATCCTCAAGTCCCCGTATGCTTACAG cgAGGAGGACATCGAGCGGATCCAGCAGCTGGCCGAGCTCCACAAGCTGGAGGTGGTTCCCCTGGTGCAGACCTTTGGGCATGTGGAG TTCATCCTCAAGCACGAGAAGTACCAGCACCTGCGGGAGGTCGAGCGCTTCCCCAACAGCTTCAACCCCCACATCCCCGACACCCTGGCCCTGCTCAAGAGCATCTTGTCACAGGTGATCGAGAAGCACAGGCGCTCCACCTGGATCCACATCGGCGCGGATGAG GTCTTCCATCTTGGAGAGGGGATGGACTCCAAGAACTGGATGAGCCACAAcaggggtgacacggggaccATGTACCTGAAGCACATCAAGGAGGTGCTGAGCTTCATCGCCACGCAGTacagggggctgcgggcgctCATGTGGGACGACATGCTGAGGAAGATCAGCGTGGGAGCCCTGCGGG AGTCCGGGATAGCAAAGCATGTCTTGCCCGTGGTGTGGTTCTACGCACCCGACTTCGAGGCTGAGCAGATCG GGCCATTCCTCACCAAGTACGCGGAGAGCGGCTTCGAAGCGGTGTGGTTCGCCAGCGCCTTCAAGGGCACCACAGGACCGGCACAGGCCTGGCCCCCCCTCAGCTACCACTTGAAAAACCACCTGAGCTGGCTGAAGGTGATGCAGGCCCTGCCACGGCTGGCCCCGCTGCACTTCCAGGGCATCGTCCTCACCGGCTGGCAGAG GTACGACCACTACTCGGTGCTCTGCGAGCTGCTGCCCGTCGGCATCCCCTCCCTGGCCATCTGCCTGCAGACCCTGGTGAACG GGGGCTTCACAGAAGAGACAAAGAGGAAGGTCCTGGACGCGCTGGGCTTCCAGAGcatgcagctggagcagagcactTGGTGCGTGGCACTGCTGCCCCCAGTTGCATCAGAAGGGATGCGCTGGAGCGGAGCAGCAG TGAGGGCAGGGGAGCATTCCCTGGCGCGGAGATCTACCACATGGTTGAGCAGGTTAATGGCCACCTGA